One Choloepus didactylus isolate mChoDid1 chromosome 8, mChoDid1.pri, whole genome shotgun sequence DNA window includes the following coding sequences:
- the PVALB gene encoding parvalbumin alpha gives MSMTEILGAENIKKAVEAFAAVGSFNHKKFIQMIGLKNRNLEELRKVFHILDKDKSGFIEEEELRLFLQGFSQDARELSAQEVKKLLGAGDKDGDGKIGAEEFSMLVAES, from the exons ATGTCGATGACAGAAATACTCGGCGCTGAGAACatcaagaaggcagtggaggcCTTTGCCG CTGTTGGCTCTTTCAACCACAAAAAGTTCATCCAAATGATCGGCCTGAAGAACCGGaacctggaagaactgagaaaGGTGTTTCACATCCTGGATAAAGACAAAAGTGGTTTCATCGAGGAGGAGGAGCTGAG ATTATTCCTACAGGGCTTCTCCCAAGATGCCAGAGAACTATCTGCTCAAGAAGTCAAGAAGCTGCTGGGCGCTGGAGACAAGGATGGGGACGGCAAAATTGGGGCCGAAG AATTCTCCATGCTGGTGGCCGAAAGCTAA